GATCGGGCTGATACGTTCGCCGCCAGCCACGTGGAAGGTCCCCGTCAATCGTTCCTGATAGGCGTGTTCGATGATCGCTGCCAGATCCGTTGCCAGCAAAGGTGTGGCATGCCGATAACAGTCCTGCTCGGAAAATGACCCGTTTTCCAGAGACTGCACCAGACTTTCAATCTGCCCCTGACCGTAAGCGGCAGGGGTCCAGCCAAACACATTGGTTCGAATAATCAGTGCGTTATCACACAGGCTGACTTCCCGTTCAACGGCACGCAGTACTTCTGCCTGCTGGCTTTCACACAGCCCCGAACATTCCTCTTCATGGAACATCCAGGGACCTGTAAATACAGCATCAGATGAAATATGCGTAAAGCGGGCTGAATGCAGCTCAGCGGCATTCACCCAGTTGCGCGCTGCGAGCACGGGATCCTTTGTTAAAAACTTCTCAGGATCGACATTCCAGGCGGAATTTGCGGCAACGCCACAATAGACTACCCAGTTAGGACGAACCAT
The sequence above is a segment of the Gimesia algae genome. Coding sequences within it:
- a CDS encoding sugar nucleotide-binding protein — translated: METVLVIGLDTVAGANIATCLSSRYRVVGLTSASPVSIQGCETHTYQEDDVESAEHWLSMVRPNWVVYCGVAANSAWNVDPEKFLTKDPVLAARNWVNAAELHSARFTHISSDAVFTGPWMFHEEECSGLCESQQAEVLRAVEREVSLCDNALIIRTNVFGWTPAAYGQGQIESLVQSLENGSFSEQDCYRHATPLLATDLAAIIEHAYQERLTGTFHVAGGERISPIEFVQRLAVTFGLTVPVLPRATVLNERTTGFANGETSLHTRKIRRSLSISMPMLDDGLQRLFDQQHNGYLNRLNNAPARLYEQEIAA